Part of the Wolbachia endosymbiont of Ctenocephalides felis wCfeJ genome, TTGGTCCATAGTTTCCATTTTTTGCGCATCTTCATCAGGAATTTCTATACCAAATTCTTCTTCTGCTGCCATGATTATCTCAACTGCATCCAAACTGTCCGCACCATGCTCGGAAAGCTTTGAAGAGTTGTTAAACTTCTCTACATCCTTGCTAATGTGCTCCAGCACGATCTTTTTTACCTTTTCTTCTATGTCTTCTCTAGTGCTC contains:
- the acpP gene encoding acyl carrier protein, with the translated sequence MNNELAKSTREDIEEKVKKIVLEHISKDVEKFNNSSKLSEHGADSLDAVEIIMAAEEEFGIEIPDEDAQKMETMDQIVKYIVKKINH